In one window of Romboutsia hominis DNA:
- a CDS encoding cupin domain-containing protein has translation MFNVCEPYTYSYWINTPMYNIYRGYTYPYWVNAPMYPYPFWTNTPIYNSYFKRQTTKLKDYGAEPFTVNIDEATKQNNTFRTALWTGNNLQVTLMSIDVGDDIGLEVHPTGDQFIRIEEGQGLVKMGENKDKLDFEREVHDDYAIMIPAGKWHNVINTGDKPLKLYAIYAPPEHPHGTVHKTKADAEAAEHNSEH, from the coding sequence ATGTTTAATGTTTGTGAACCATATACCTATTCTTACTGGATTAATACACCAATGTATAATATTTATAGAGGATATACATACCCTTACTGGGTTAATGCTCCAATGTATCCATACCCCTTCTGGACTAACACACCAATATATAACTCATACTTTAAGAGACAAACTACTAAATTGAAGGATTATGGAGCAGAGCCATTTACAGTTAATATTGATGAAGCTACTAAGCAAAACAATACTTTTCGTACCGCTTTATGGACAGGAAACAATCTGCAAGTTACCTTAATGAGCATCGATGTTGGGGATGACATAGGTTTGGAAGTCCACCCAACAGGTGACCAATTCATACGTATTGAAGAAGGTCAAGGTCTTGTTAAAATGGGTGAGAATAAAGATAAATTGGACTTTGAAAGAGAAGTTCATGATGATTATGCCATCATGATACCTGCTGGTAAATGGCACAATGTAATCAATACGGGTGATAAACCACTTAAATTGTATGCTATCTATGCCCCACCTGAGCATCCACATGGTACTGTTCATAAAACTAAAGCAGATGCAGAAGCTGCTGAGCATAACTCCGAGCATTAA
- a CDS encoding winged helix-turn-helix transcriptional regulator gives MVYYNGKEFVCLLDLAMEFIKGKWKSILLCNLYRGPKRFLELQKSIGSLSQKVLNEKLKELENDGLIEKIVYAEVPPKVEYFLTDKGKELYEIISPLENWSNKYYPNLDKIHK, from the coding sequence ATGGTTTATTATAATGGCAAAGAATTTGTATGTTTATTAGACTTAGCAATGGAATTTATTAAAGGTAAATGGAAATCTATTTTATTATGTAATTTATATAGAGGACCTAAAAGATTTTTAGAACTTCAAAAATCCATTGGAAGTTTAAGTCAAAAAGTTTTAAACGAAAAACTTAAAGAGCTTGAGAATGATGGTTTAATAGAAAAAATAGTATATGCTGAAGTGCCACCTAAGGTAGAATATTTCTTAACTGATAAAGGAAAAGAGCTTTATGAAATTATATCCCCTCTTGAAAATTGGTCTAATAAATACTACCCTAACTTAGATAAGATTCATAAATAA
- a CDS encoding DUF421 domain-containing protein: protein MNFLNGQETLSTIDWILRAIIAFFFLLAIAKLLGHRSISQLRLIDFAITLVIGNIIAHPLSDEKLGLEGSIITTLVLVVLYILGVFIVLKFPYLGKIINNPPITLIQNGEILYNGLKKARISIDILLEELREKKVEDLKKVALATLEPNGKISIFLHPEYEPITPSHLSIKVEPFGFPRTIIKDGKINFEQLKMLNKDENWVVSKLESLYQVDVKNVLLATLDNKDNLNVFLYK from the coding sequence ATGAACTTTTTAAATGGTCAAGAAACACTTAGCACCATTGACTGGATACTTCGTGCTATTATTGCTTTTTTCTTTTTGCTAGCAATTGCAAAGTTATTAGGGCATCGTTCCATTTCTCAATTAAGACTAATTGATTTTGCTATTACTTTAGTAATCGGTAATATTATTGCTCATCCATTGTCTGATGAAAAGCTTGGACTAGAAGGCTCCATCATTACAACACTTGTATTAGTTGTTCTATATATTTTGGGAGTATTCATAGTTCTTAAATTTCCGTACCTTGGAAAAATTATTAATAATCCACCAATCACGCTTATTCAAAATGGTGAAATCCTTTATAACGGGCTAAAAAAAGCACGAATATCAATCGATATATTATTAGAAGAATTACGTGAAAAAAAGGTAGAAGATCTGAAGAAAGTAGCATTAGCAACATTAGAGCCTAATGGTAAAATTTCTATTTTTTTACATCCAGAATATGAGCCCATTACACCTTCACATTTGTCTATTAAAGTGGAACCTTTTGGTTTTCCAAGAACAATTATTAAAGATGGTAAAATTAACTTTGAACAGCTAAAAATGCTTAATAAAGATGAGAACTGGGTCGTTTCCAAATTAGAAAGTTTATATCAAGTCGATGTAAAAAATGTTTTACTTGCCACACTTGATAATAAAGATAATTTAAATGTTTTTTTATATAAATAA
- a CDS encoding zinc-dependent alcohol dehydrogenase, with protein sequence MKAIVYEGIKNVNVRDVADPKLEKSDDIIIKVTSTAICGSDLHLIHGMIPNLKKNSILGHETMGIVEEVGKDVTKLKKGDRVVVPFPISCGHCFYCEHELYSQCDNSNEYGSCGGIFGYSDTFGGYDGGQAEYLRVPYANVGPIKIPEELSDDQVLFLTDVLPTSYWGVDNAGVKKGDTVVVLGCGPIGLSVIKWLILKNVGRIIAVDRVSYRLKHAASYKGIETVNFEDHDDTGEYIKEITHGGADVIIDCVGMDGVMSNFEKIETLLKLQGGSKSAIEVSSRAVRKGGTVMMVGVYGARYNLFPLGDFFSRNITLKMGQCPAQAYMPKILDIIKKGEYNPTDIITHKLSLSEGKHAYDIFDSKLDNCIKVVLKP encoded by the coding sequence TTGAAAGCTATTGTATATGAAGGAATTAAAAATGTAAATGTACGTGATGTAGCCGATCCCAAACTAGAAAAAAGTGATGATATTATTATTAAAGTTACATCTACTGCTATATGCGGTTCAGATCTTCATTTAATTCATGGAATGATTCCAAATCTTAAAAAAAATTCAATCTTAGGTCACGAAACAATGGGAATAGTTGAAGAAGTAGGTAAAGATGTTACTAAATTAAAAAAAGGTGATAGAGTTGTTGTTCCTTTTCCTATATCTTGTGGACATTGTTTCTATTGTGAACATGAGTTATATAGTCAATGTGATAACTCTAATGAATATGGCTCATGTGGTGGTATATTTGGTTATAGTGATACTTTTGGTGGATATGATGGAGGGCAAGCAGAATATTTAAGGGTTCCATATGCTAATGTAGGTCCTATAAAAATTCCTGAAGAATTATCAGATGATCAGGTACTTTTCCTTACGGATGTTTTGCCAACTTCTTACTGGGGTGTTGATAATGCAGGTGTTAAAAAAGGTGATACAGTTGTTGTACTTGGTTGTGGACCTATAGGTCTTTCTGTTATCAAATGGCTTATATTAAAAAATGTAGGAAGAATTATTGCAGTGGATAGAGTTTCATACAGACTTAAGCATGCCGCCTCCTACAAAGGTATTGAGACAGTTAACTTTGAAGATCATGATGATACAGGTGAGTACATAAAAGAAATTACTCATGGTGGTGCGGATGTTATTATAGACTGTGTAGGAATGGATGGTGTAATGTCAAACTTTGAAAAAATTGAAACTCTCCTAAAACTTCAAGGAGGTTCAAAGTCAGCAATTGAAGTTTCATCTAGAGCTGTTAGAAAAGGGGGAACTGTTATGATGGTTGGTGTTTATGGTGCAAGATATAATCTGTTCCCATTAGGTGATTTCTTTTCTAGAAATATCACATTAAAGATGGGTCAATGCCCTGCTCAAGCTTATATGCCTAAAATTTTAGATATAATCAAAAAAGGTGAATATAATCCTACTGATATTATTACTCATAAGTTGTCATTATCTGAAGGTAAACATGCCTATGATATATTTGATAGTAAATTAGATAACTGTATAAAGGTAGTCTTAAAACCATAA
- a CDS encoding YmaF family protein, giving the protein MSFQNNRCRRDNDNRGNSFKCMRYHNEDECRHMNCHRDNCCKCHNEDECKHMNWHKCNCCNCHEEDEMQTHVHEYSESVKLAEEGDDRHNHRVAGVTGEAIPINGGTNHVHRIRNDNTDFLDHFHQIRVTTGPAIPIPGTNKHVHLVSGQTTVVDGHFHIFLFTTQIQAPLV; this is encoded by the coding sequence ATGAGTTTTCAAAATAATAGATGCAGAAGAGATAATGATAATAGAGGTAACAGCTTTAAATGTATGAGATATCATAATGAAGATGAATGTAGACATATGAATTGTCATAGAGATAATTGCTGTAAATGTCATAATGAAGATGAATGTAAACATATGAATTGGCATAAATGTAATTGCTGTAATTGTCATGAAGAAGACGAAATGCAGACGCATGTTCATGAATACTCAGAAAGTGTTAAATTAGCTGAAGAAGGCGATGACAGACATAATCATAGAGTTGCTGGTGTTACAGGAGAAGCTATTCCAATAAATGGTGGGACAAACCATGTTCATAGAATCAGAAATGACAATACAGACTTTTTAGATCATTTCCATCAAATACGCGTTACAACTGGTCCAGCAATTCCAATACCAGGAACTAATAAACATGTTCATTTAGTATCTGGACAAACTACTGTTGTTGATGGCCATTTTCATATTTTCCTTTTCACTACCCAAATTCAAGCACCTTTAGTATAA
- a CDS encoding nitroreductase family protein has product MKEQHIIEVNKDLCIGCGLCKNDCPVNNIIIKDKKSVIKNQDCIKCGHCAAICPKEAITLTGFDEPPIELSKQPVLDSDELLMAIKSRRTIRKFKNKKLPSEIIQKIIEAGRFTPSAKNAQNVSYIVLGEDKSKYEKIAVKFFRRIKSIVSLFMKSAKEVTIDDNFFFKQAPIAIMVVTKDKVSGSLAASNMALMAESCGLGVLYSGFFTSVVNHSPKLRRHLNLKRNDYVVTTLVLGYPDVKYRRTAQKETANVRYL; this is encoded by the coding sequence ATGAAAGAGCAACACATAATTGAAGTTAACAAAGATCTTTGCATTGGGTGTGGCCTTTGTAAAAATGATTGTCCGGTAAATAATATAATTATTAAAGATAAAAAATCAGTAATAAAAAATCAAGATTGTATAAAGTGCGGTCACTGTGCAGCAATATGTCCAAAAGAAGCTATTACACTGACAGGATTTGATGAACCACCAATAGAACTTTCAAAACAACCTGTTTTAGATTCAGATGAATTATTAATGGCAATTAAATCAAGAAGAACTATCCGTAAGTTTAAAAATAAAAAATTACCTTCAGAAATTATACAAAAAATTATTGAGGCAGGTAGATTTACACCTAGTGCTAAAAATGCACAAAATGTATCATACATTGTTTTGGGTGAGGACAAAAGTAAGTATGAGAAAATAGCAGTGAAATTTTTTAGAAGAATAAAATCAATTGTAAGCCTTTTTATGAAAAGTGCAAAAGAAGTTACGATTGATGATAACTTCTTTTTTAAACAGGCACCTATTGCAATAATGGTAGTAACTAAAGATAAGGTTAGTGGATCGCTTGCAGCATCAAATATGGCACTAATGGCAGAGTCTTGTGGATTGGGTGTACTATATAGTGGATTTTTTACAAGTGTAGTAAACCATTCACCAAAATTACGAAGACATTTAAATCTAAAACGCAATGATTATGTGGTTACAACGCTAGTTCTTGGATATCCAGATGTGAAATACAGACGTACTGCACAAAAAGAAACAGCTAATGTAAGATACTTATAA
- a CDS encoding phage holin family protein: MAHDNNEKKGNNNSLLRWIGRFILVAVILMITSFVTPGFSINGIWSFLIAAVVISGLDYLAELLMGVDASPFGKGIKGFIIAAIIIYLAQFLVPDMGVTIIGAILAAIVIGVLDAIFPARAM; the protein is encoded by the coding sequence ATGGCACATGATAATAATGAAAAAAAAGGAAATAATAATAGTTTATTAAGATGGATAGGAAGATTTATATTAGTCGCAGTTATTCTAATGATAACATCATTTGTAACTCCAGGATTTTCAATCAATGGAATATGGTCATTTTTAATAGCTGCAGTTGTTATATCTGGATTAGATTATTTAGCAGAATTACTTATGGGAGTTGACGCATCTCCTTTTGGAAAAGGAATAAAAGGGTTTATAATTGCAGCTATAATAATATATTTAGCACAATTTTTAGTACCTGATATGGGTGTAACTATTATAGGCGCAATACTTGCAGCTATAGTTATTGGAGTTTTAGATGCAATATTCCCTGCTAGAGCTATGTAA
- a CDS encoding flavodoxin family protein, which translates to MKVVAFNGSPNKNGNTYNAIKTVAAELEKEGIEVEIVHVGNKLVRGCLACGGCSRNQNERCVIETDGVNEWVQKMKEADGIILGSPVHYSAIAGTMKSFLDRAFYVASSNGGMFRHKIGASVVAVRRSGGIPVFDQLNNYINYSEMIMPTSNYWNVAYGTTPGEVTQDEEGMQIMRVLGKNMAWMMKVLEAGKSQVKENEKEDKIFTNFIR; encoded by the coding sequence ATGAAAGTAGTTGCTTTCAATGGAAGTCCTAATAAGAACGGAAATACTTATAATGCTATAAAAACTGTAGCAGCGGAATTAGAAAAAGAAGGAATAGAAGTAGAAATTGTTCATGTAGGAAATAAATTAGTACGTGGATGTCTAGCTTGTGGGGGATGTTCAAGAAATCAGAATGAAAGATGTGTCATAGAAACTGATGGAGTAAATGAATGGGTTCAAAAAATGAAAGAAGCTGATGGAATAATTTTAGGATCTCCAGTTCATTATTCAGCAATAGCAGGAACTATGAAATCATTCTTAGATCGTGCTTTTTATGTAGCTTCTTCAAATGGAGGAATGTTTAGACATAAAATAGGAGCAAGTGTAGTAGCAGTAAGAAGATCAGGAGGAATACCTGTATTTGACCAATTAAATAACTATATTAATTATTCAGAAATGATAATGCCTACATCTAATTATTGGAATGTAGCTTATGGAACTACTCCTGGAGAAGTGACTCAAGATGAAGAAGGTATGCAAATAATGAGAGTACTTGGGAAAAATATGGCTTGGATGATGAAAGTACTTGAAGCTGGAAAATCTCAAGTTAAAGAAAATGAAAAAGAAGATAAGATATTTACAAACTTTATAAGATAG
- a CDS encoding PQQ-dependent sugar dehydrogenase, giving the protein MKNKIFNVLYNTIFRNHNKNNIKIKSIASRQIPYEIEVIAENLYVPWAIDISNEGNIYFTERSGAVRIIENEKLNPQPLITFSSPFISQGEGGLMGIALDPNFSNNHYIYIMHSYLEANQVYNRIIRLVENNNIASIDQIILDKIPGGSIHNGGRIKIGPDQKLYITTGDAGNPALAQDPTSTAGKILRIELDGSIPKDNPIINSPIYSLGHRNPQGLAWNSKNVLYASEHGQSAHDEINIIQPGANYGWPIVQGDEESTEVITQKPLIHSGEVTWAPSGMTFVNQGPWEGELLVATLRGQQLLGISLNGKGTVVKNVESWLKNEYGRLREVVQGKDGSIYLATSNKDGRGNPDINDDRIFRLTPK; this is encoded by the coding sequence ATGAAAAATAAGATTTTTAATGTTTTATATAATACAATATTTCGTAATCATAATAAAAACAATATAAAAATAAAGTCAATAGCATCAAGACAAATTCCTTATGAAATTGAAGTTATCGCTGAAAATTTATATGTACCTTGGGCTATAGATATAAGCAATGAAGGTAACATATATTTTACAGAAAGATCTGGTGCTGTTAGAATTATTGAAAATGAGAAACTTAATCCACAGCCACTCATCACATTTAGTTCTCCCTTTATAAGTCAAGGAGAAGGGGGATTAATGGGTATTGCCTTAGATCCAAACTTTTCAAATAACCATTATATTTATATTATGCATTCATATCTAGAAGCTAACCAAGTCTATAATCGTATCATTAGATTGGTAGAAAATAATAATATAGCATCCATTGACCAGATTATTCTAGATAAAATTCCTGGAGGAAGTATTCATAATGGAGGAAGAATAAAGATAGGTCCAGACCAAAAATTATATATAACAACAGGAGATGCCGGAAATCCTGCATTAGCACAAGACCCTACAAGCACCGCTGGAAAGATACTTCGAATAGAATTAGACGGAAGTATTCCTAAAGATAATCCAATTATTAACTCTCCTATTTATAGCTTAGGTCATAGAAACCCTCAAGGCTTAGCATGGAATTCAAAAAATGTATTGTATGCATCAGAGCATGGGCAATCAGCGCACGACGAAATAAACATAATACAACCAGGAGCCAATTATGGGTGGCCTATCGTTCAAGGAGATGAAGAATCTACAGAAGTTATAACACAAAAACCTTTGATACATAGCGGTGAAGTTACATGGGCTCCATCTGGTATGACCTTCGTAAATCAAGGACCATGGGAAGGAGAATTACTCGTTGCTACTTTACGTGGACAACAGTTGCTTGGTATTTCGCTAAATGGAAAGGGAACAGTAGTTAAGAATGTAGAATCATGGCTAAAAAATGAATATGGACGTTTGCGTGAAGTTGTCCAAGGAAAAGATGGTTCAATTTACCTTGCAACAAGTAATAAAGACGGTAGAGGGAATCCTGATATAAATGATGATAGAATTTTCCGCCTCACTCCAAAATAA
- a CDS encoding ArsR/SmtB family transcription factor: MEKECEERLKEITSKFKICRKAISAIGDETSQLILLTLLESDFNGIRVGEITEKTHLSRPAVSHHLKILKEAEIVNVRREGTKNFYYLDSKESQWKNLTELMNLIFMGVQHISKDDTRKGE, from the coding sequence ATGGAAAAAGAATGTGAAGAAAGATTAAAAGAAATAACATCAAAATTTAAAATATGTCGTAAGGCAATTTCTGCTATCGGTGACGAAACAAGTCAATTGATCTTACTTACTCTATTAGAGAGTGATTTTAATGGAATTCGAGTGGGAGAAATTACAGAAAAAACTCATCTCTCACGTCCTGCTGTATCTCATCATCTTAAAATACTCAAAGAAGCAGAGATTGTGAATGTACGTCGAGAAGGAACAAAAAACTTTTATTACCTCGATTCAAAGGAATCACAATGGAAAAACCTAACAGAACTAATGAATCTTATATTTATGGGGGTACAACACATTAGTAAAGATGACACTAGAAAAGGGGAGTAA
- a CDS encoding class I SAM-dependent methyltransferase has translation MNENKFNGMGKIYSKYRLSYPFDFIDYLFTDVGISQRSIIADIGSGTGILTRQLLEKGSKVYGIEPNADMRDIAETNLNNFLGFTSVNGNAENTTIDDNSVDYITVAQAFHWFDRERFKKECQRILKPEEKVILVWNIRDNNNELVIENYEVNRKYCPNFKGFSDGMYGKTNKDDFSDFFNGKYETKVFPNNLIFDMDEFIGRNLSSSYALKSNDSQYNNYVNELKKIYKKYSNNGQLIMPNLTRSYVGDV, from the coding sequence ATGAATGAAAATAAATTTAATGGTATGGGAAAAATATATTCTAAATATCGTCTATCATATCCTTTCGACTTTATTGATTATCTTTTTACAGATGTAGGAATATCTCAAAGGAGTATTATTGCTGATATAGGCTCTGGTACTGGTATTTTAACTCGGCAACTACTTGAAAAAGGTAGTAAGGTATATGGTATTGAACCTAATGCTGATATGCGTGATATTGCTGAAACTAATTTAAATAATTTTCTTGGATTTACATCTGTTAATGGAAATGCTGAGAATACTACTATTGACGACAATAGCGTTGATTATATCACTGTTGCACAGGCTTTCCATTGGTTTGATAGGGAAAGATTTAAAAAAGAGTGCCAGCGTATTTTGAAACCTGAAGAAAAAGTGATTTTGGTTTGGAATATTAGAGATAATAACAATGAATTAGTTATAGAAAACTATGAAGTTAATCGCAAATATTGCCCAAATTTCAAAGGTTTTTCTGATGGAATGTATGGTAAAACTAATAAGGACGATTTTTCAGATTTTTTTAACGGTAAATATGAAACAAAAGTTTTTCCTAACAATTTAATTTTTGATATGGATGAATTTATTGGACGAAATCTATCATCCTCATATGCCCTAAAAAGTAATGATTCACAGTATAATAACTACGTTAATGAATTAAAAAAAATTTATAAAAAATATAGCAATAACGGACAACTTATAATGCCGAATTTAACACGTAGCTATGTTGGAGATGTATAG
- a CDS encoding zinc ribbon domain-containing protein YjdM → METLPNCPKCNSEYVYEDGNLLVCPECAYEWNPTDSVEEEVVIKDVNGNVLKDGDAVTVVKDLKVKGSSSSIKIGTKVKSIRLVPDAADGHDIECKIDGFGAMKLKSSVVKKA, encoded by the coding sequence ATGGAAACTTTACCAAATTGCCCAAAATGTAATTCAGAGTATGTATATGAAGATGGAAATCTTTTAGTTTGCCCAGAGTGTGCATATGAATGGAATCCAACTGATTCAGTTGAAGAAGAAGTTGTAATAAAAGACGTAAATGGAAACGTATTAAAAGATGGAGATGCTGTAACAGTAGTTAAAGACCTTAAAGTTAAGGGAAGTTCATCTTCTATAAAAATAGGAACAAAGGTAAAGAGTATACGTTTAGTTCCAGATGCAGCTGATGGACACGATATAGAGTGTAAAATAGACGGTTTTGGAGCTATGAAATTAAAGTCTAGCGTTGTAAAAAAAGCATAG